Proteins encoded by one window of Marixanthomonas sp. SCSIO 43207:
- the dprA gene encoding DNA-processing protein DprA: MLSQKELLYTLALQRTPNLGDTSAKKLLRAVGSAEAIFKEKKHNLLKIDGIGSFKLKNLNENQQLTEAEAELRFIKDNDIEFSYFLDKTYPERLKHCLDGPILFFHSGNIDLKNKKIISIVGTRKVTTYGTIFCEKLIEELAPLDPIIVSGFAYGVDITAHKAAMDNNLQTIACLAHGLNQIYPKVHKKYVTKVEQHGGFITEFWSDDPFDRNNFLKRNRIIAGLSEATIVIESAEKGGSLVTADIANSYNREVFAVPGRSSDKQSQGCNNLIKRQQAHLLTNAADLIYHLDWELEETNKKPQQTQLFVELTEEEKTIYRFLKQKDKELLDIIALECQIPTFKVATILLNMELKGVVRPLPGKLFQVV, from the coding sequence ATGTTATCACAAAAAGAATTACTTTATACGCTTGCTTTACAGCGCACTCCTAATCTTGGAGATACTTCAGCAAAAAAATTATTACGTGCCGTAGGATCGGCCGAAGCAATTTTTAAAGAAAAAAAACACAATTTGCTGAAAATTGATGGTATTGGTTCCTTTAAGCTGAAAAACCTTAATGAAAACCAACAACTTACAGAAGCCGAAGCCGAACTTCGCTTTATCAAAGATAATGATATTGAATTTTCATATTTTCTTGACAAAACATATCCTGAACGCCTAAAACATTGTCTAGACGGTCCTATACTTTTTTTTCATAGCGGAAATATTGATTTAAAGAATAAAAAAATAATAAGCATTGTTGGCACTCGAAAAGTAACTACCTATGGAACTATTTTCTGTGAAAAATTAATAGAAGAATTAGCGCCTCTCGATCCCATAATTGTTTCAGGATTTGCTTATGGAGTTGATATTACAGCTCACAAAGCTGCAATGGACAACAACTTGCAAACTATAGCTTGTTTGGCTCACGGACTCAATCAAATATACCCAAAAGTTCATAAAAAATATGTCACCAAGGTTGAACAACATGGTGGTTTTATCACAGAGTTTTGGAGCGACGATCCTTTTGATAGAAATAACTTTTTAAAACGAAACCGAATCATTGCCGGATTATCTGAAGCAACCATCGTGATAGAATCTGCCGAAAAAGGAGGAAGCCTTGTTACTGCCGATATTGCAAATTCTTACAATCGAGAAGTGTTTGCAGTACCGGGCCGAAGTAGTGATAAACAGAGCCAAGGTTGCAATAACCTCATAAAAAGACAGCAAGCTCATTTGTTAACAAATGCCGCAGACCTTATATACCACCTAGATTGGGAACTAGAAGAAACCAATAAAAAACCACAACAAACTCAGCTATTTGTAGAATTAACCGAAGAAGAAAAAACAATCTACCGGTTTTTAAAACAAAAGGATAAAGAGTTGCTAGACATTATTGCTCTAGAATGTCAAATACCAACTTTTAAAGTAGCCACTATTTTATTGAATATGGAATTGAAAGGTGTTGTACGGCCTTTGCCCGGCAAATTGTTTCAAGTGGTTTAA
- a CDS encoding 1-acyl-sn-glycerol-3-phosphate acyltransferase, translating into MKFLKYILIALYRIWFYILVTVPILVLFPILLISILKEKWYPFFFKLAKIWGTIILYGMGFTPKIKRETKYIKGKSYMFVANHTSMTDIMLMLYVVNNPFVFVGKKELAKIPVFGFFYKRTCILVDRDNPKSRMEVFKRAQQKLNSGLSVCIFPEGGVPDDYSVLLDTFKDGAFRLAIDHNIPIAPMSFHDNKKRFSYSFLSASPGKMRVKVHETLPTKILAMEDRRMLNHTTHKIIKDELSNPTV; encoded by the coding sequence GTGAAATTTTTAAAATACATCCTAATAGCTTTATATCGTATCTGGTTTTATATACTAGTTACTGTCCCTATACTTGTATTATTTCCTATACTACTTATTAGTATTCTTAAGGAGAAATGGTATCCGTTTTTCTTCAAATTGGCTAAGATTTGGGGCACTATTATTTTATACGGAATGGGATTTACACCCAAAATAAAACGAGAAACCAAATACATTAAAGGGAAGAGTTACATGTTTGTGGCCAACCACACCTCAATGACCGATATAATGTTAATGCTATACGTAGTAAACAATCCATTTGTTTTTGTAGGTAAAAAAGAATTGGCAAAAATACCCGTATTTGGCTTTTTTTATAAACGCACTTGTATTTTAGTAGATCGGGATAACCCTAAAAGCCGCATGGAAGTTTTTAAAAGGGCGCAGCAAAAACTAAACAGCGGGTTAAGCGTTTGTATTTTTCCTGAAGGTGGTGTTCCAGATGATTATTCAGTGCTGCTAGACACCTTTAAAGATGGGGCTTTTAGACTGGCAATAGATCATAACATTCCTATTGCTCCTATGTCTTTTCACGATAATAAAAAGAGATTCTCTTATTCTTTTTTATCTGCCAGCCCTGGTAAAATGCGTGTTAAGGTTCACGAAACCTTGCCTACTAAAATTTTGGCTATGGAAGATAGACGTATGTTAAATCATACAACTCATAAGATTATCAAAGACGAACTTTCAAACCCTACTGTATAA
- a CDS encoding gliding motility lipoprotein GldH: MRSLFFIAISGILFSCNTDAVMSDTQSLPNYWNKDDIIEFTIPQLDSVKNYNVFLHLRNTNDYRFNNLFLIVSMEFPHGKTIQDTLEYRMAKPNGEWLGEGIGNLKESKLWFKEKVTFPEEGMYKLRIMQAVRNNGDVDGVTKLEGITDVGFSVEEASQE; the protein is encoded by the coding sequence ATGCGTAGTCTTTTTTTTATTGCCATCTCAGGAATTTTGTTCTCTTGTAACACAGACGCTGTAATGAGTGACACACAGTCGCTACCTAACTATTGGAATAAAGACGATATTATTGAATTTACTATTCCGCAATTAGATTCAGTTAAAAACTACAATGTCTTTTTACACCTTCGGAATACAAACGATTATCGTTTTAATAATTTGTTTTTAATAGTTTCTATGGAATTTCCGCACGGTAAAACCATTCAAGATACGCTCGAGTACCGAATGGCAAAACCAAACGGTGAATGGTTAGGCGAAGGTATAGGCAACTTGAAAGAAAGCAAACTATGGTTTAAAGAAAAGGTTACTTTTCCTGAAGAAGGAATGTACAAACTCCGCATTATGCAAGCCGTGCGCAATAACGGCGATGTAGATGGCGTTACAAAACTAGAAGGTATCACAGATGTAGGTTTCAGTGTAGAAGAAGCTTCTCAAGAATAA
- a CDS encoding outer membrane beta-barrel protein: protein MKNKKHIDELFKERFNNVETTPPPHVWDSIHAELQKKKKDRKVIPLWWKVGGVAALLALLFTIGNSVFNSENQNNDIVTEDVTHPEQSQPKIDTNKAVIGDTQVASETKEEYFEIEDKTTSDKKVAPNSQKKENLLQSETKHTSAVAEEKTSNKKSSTISPDKASEIDEKLKTITEKNVVATASNKEETKSKNTREENTLETLKITPENTTGKIISEQNTTETATAKTEESNIAKKQSIFEAIEENNSPKDAVAKTNKPDNRWDVSPNVAPVYYSSLDGGSSIDPMFSDNSQSGDVNISYGVQVAYNITDRLSIRSGINNVNLGYATKGIDIGTGPVALGLRTINYNGNENVIIAADPGGLQMNNSGDGFGAITPKSTGGNARIIQDISYYEVPLEVKYALLNKRIGINMIGGLSTLFLGNNEVSVEDGDFRSVLGEANNLNSLSFTTNVGVGFDYKISKRLKFNIEPMFKYQLNPYSDSSVSFRPYYLGLYSGLSFKF, encoded by the coding sequence ATGAAAAACAAAAAGCACATAGACGAGCTTTTTAAAGAGCGTTTTAACAATGTTGAAACGACTCCTCCTCCACACGTTTGGGATTCTATTCATGCCGAATTGCAAAAGAAGAAAAAAGATCGAAAAGTAATCCCGTTATGGTGGAAAGTAGGCGGAGTTGCTGCTTTATTGGCACTACTGTTTACCATAGGTAATTCAGTATTTAATTCTGAAAATCAAAATAATGACATTGTTACCGAAGATGTAACTCATCCAGAACAATCTCAACCAAAGATAGACACCAACAAAGCTGTGATTGGTGATACACAAGTTGCTTCAGAAACTAAAGAAGAGTATTTTGAAATAGAAGATAAAACAACTTCAGATAAAAAAGTAGCACCAAACTCTCAGAAAAAAGAGAACCTACTTCAATCTGAAACTAAACATACTTCTGCTGTAGCCGAAGAAAAAACATCAAACAAGAAATCATCTACTATTTCACCTGACAAAGCTTCAGAAATTGATGAAAAGCTAAAAACTATTACAGAAAAAAATGTGGTTGCTACAGCTTCAAATAAAGAGGAAACAAAATCAAAAAACACACGAGAGGAAAATACGCTCGAAACCCTAAAAATAACTCCTGAGAACACAACAGGTAAAATTATTTCAGAACAAAATACTACCGAAACAGCTACTGCAAAAACGGAAGAAAGCAATATTGCTAAGAAACAATCTATTTTTGAAGCTATTGAAGAAAATAATTCACCTAAAGATGCAGTTGCCAAAACAAACAAACCTGACAATCGTTGGGATGTTTCACCCAATGTTGCACCAGTGTATTATAGTTCGCTAGATGGTGGATCATCTATAGACCCTATGTTTTCTGATAATTCTCAAAGTGGCGACGTAAACATAAGTTATGGGGTGCAAGTTGCATATAATATTACCGATAGATTAAGTATTCGATCTGGAATAAACAATGTAAATCTTGGTTATGCAACAAAAGGTATTGATATAGGTACAGGACCGGTTGCTTTAGGGCTTAGAACTATTAATTATAACGGTAATGAAAACGTAATTATCGCTGCAGATCCTGGAGGTTTGCAAATGAATAATTCTGGTGATGGTTTTGGTGCTATCACGCCAAAATCTACTGGTGGCAATGCACGAATTATTCAAGACATCAGCTATTATGAAGTGCCACTAGAGGTTAAATATGCATTACTCAACAAACGAATAGGAATTAACATGATAGGAGGGTTGAGTACACTCTTTTTAGGCAATAATGAAGTTTCGGTTGAGGATGGTGATTTTAGAAGTGTGTTGGGAGAGGCAAACAACCTAAATTCTTTAAGCTTTACCACAAATGTTGGGGTAGGGTTTGATTACAAAATTAGTAAAAGATTAAAGTTTAATATTGAGCCTATGTTTAAGTATCAACTTAATCCGTACAGTGATTCATCGGTAAGTTTTAGGCCTTACTATTTGGGATTGTATAGCGGGTTAAGCTTTAAGTTTTAG
- the trpS gene encoding tryptophan--tRNA ligase: protein MSRILTGIQSTGTPHLGNILGAIKPAIEMANDSKNESFLFIADMHSLTQIKDAETLRNNTYSVAATWLAFGLDINRVTFYRQSDVPQTAELSWYLSCFFPYQRLTLAHSFKDKAGRLEDVNAGLFTYPMLMAADILLYDAEIIPVGKDQLQHIEMTRDVASRFHAKMGETFVLPEGKIQENTKLIPGTDGSKMSKSNNNFINIFLPDKKLRKQIMGIETDSTPLEEPKNPDTCNVFALYKIIASEEKTAVMRANYENGGYGYGHAKQALFELITETFSEQREKYNHYINNLDEIDDALKIGAQKAGKVADEVLKRVRDKVGY from the coding sequence ATGTCAAGAATACTCACAGGAATACAAAGCACAGGCACCCCGCATTTAGGAAATATTTTGGGTGCTATCAAGCCAGCAATTGAAATGGCAAATGATTCAAAAAATGAATCCTTTTTGTTCATTGCAGACATGCACTCGTTGACGCAAATTAAAGATGCCGAAACGTTACGAAACAACACCTATAGCGTGGCAGCAACGTGGTTGGCTTTTGGGCTAGATATTAATAGAGTTACTTTTTATCGCCAAAGCGATGTGCCGCAAACAGCAGAGCTTTCTTGGTATTTAAGCTGTTTTTTTCCTTATCAACGGTTAACATTAGCTCACTCTTTTAAAGACAAAGCAGGCAGGCTAGAAGACGTCAATGCCGGGCTATTTACCTACCCAATGTTAATGGCAGCAGATATTTTATTGTACGATGCAGAGATTATCCCCGTTGGGAAAGATCAATTACAGCATATTGAAATGACGCGTGATGTGGCTTCAAGGTTTCATGCAAAAATGGGCGAAACATTTGTGTTACCTGAAGGTAAAATACAAGAAAACACTAAGCTTATTCCCGGGACCGATGGGTCTAAGATGAGTAAATCGAACAATAATTTCATTAATATATTTTTGCCTGATAAAAAACTTCGGAAACAAATAATGGGAATCGAAACCGACAGCACCCCACTAGAAGAGCCAAAAAACCCAGATACTTGTAATGTATTTGCGTTGTATAAAATAATAGCTTCGGAAGAAAAAACTGCCGTAATGCGTGCCAATTATGAAAACGGTGGCTATGGGTATGGCCACGCCAAACAAGCCTTATTTGAGTTAATAACCGAAACGTTTTCTGAACAACGAGAAAAATACAATCATTACATAAACAACCTAGACGAAATAGATGACGCTTTAAAAATAGGTGCACAAAAAGCAGGTAAAGTAGCTGATGAGGTTTTAAAACGCGTGCGAGACAAAGTGGGTTATTAA
- a CDS encoding regulatory iron-sulfur-containing complex subunit RicT encodes MGCTSCATGANGQPKGCKNNGTCGTDGCNKLTVFDWLSNMSLPANMEPFKGVEVRFKNGRKHFYHNNENLSLSMGDVVATEAAPGHDVGVVTLTGELVRVQMKKKNERTNLDALPKIYRKASQKDIDKWKSCRDKEPSVQKQSREIAIRLGLKMKISDVEYQGDGSKAIFYYTAEERVDFRQLIKEFARTFNIRIEMKQVGFRQEAARLGGIGSCGRELCCSTWLTDFRSVTTSAARYQQLSLNPLKLAGQCGKLKCCLNYELDTYLEALKEFPKTDVKLQTEKGPAICQKIDIFKGLMWFSYVKEGMNWLELSVENVNKIIALNKKGTKVASLEEYVVEVQKSKKELFSNVVGQDSLTRFDKPKPKKRKKRRNNRNKNRKRNKQRNQKKNA; translated from the coding sequence ATGGGCTGTACAAGCTGTGCCACTGGCGCCAACGGACAGCCAAAGGGATGCAAAAACAACGGAACTTGCGGTACCGATGGCTGTAATAAATTAACGGTGTTTGACTGGCTTTCCAATATGTCACTTCCTGCCAATATGGAACCTTTCAAAGGTGTGGAAGTACGTTTTAAAAATGGTCGCAAGCACTTTTACCACAACAATGAAAACCTGTCATTAAGCATGGGTGATGTGGTTGCTACCGAGGCTGCACCCGGTCACGATGTGGGTGTGGTTACCTTAACCGGAGAACTGGTACGCGTTCAAATGAAAAAGAAAAATGAGCGTACAAATCTTGATGCGCTTCCAAAAATATACCGTAAAGCGTCTCAAAAAGATATTGATAAATGGAAAAGTTGCCGTGATAAAGAACCTAGCGTTCAAAAACAATCCCGTGAAATAGCAATACGATTAGGTCTAAAAATGAAAATTAGCGATGTTGAATACCAAGGAGACGGTTCAAAAGCTATTTTTTATTACACTGCTGAAGAGCGTGTAGATTTTAGACAATTAATTAAAGAATTTGCTCGCACCTTCAATATTCGTATTGAAATGAAACAAGTAGGGTTTCGGCAAGAAGCAGCTCGCTTGGGCGGAATAGGCTCTTGCGGTCGCGAATTATGCTGCTCTACATGGTTAACAGATTTTAGATCGGTCACCACATCAGCGGCACGCTACCAACAATTGTCACTTAACCCATTAAAACTAGCCGGACAATGTGGCAAGTTAAAATGTTGCCTTAATTATGAGCTTGACACCTATCTTGAAGCTTTAAAAGAATTTCCGAAAACAGATGTAAAGCTACAAACCGAGAAAGGACCTGCTATTTGTCAAAAAATAGACATTTTTAAAGGCTTAATGTGGTTCTCATATGTGAAAGAAGGAATGAACTGGCTAGAACTTTCTGTAGAAAATGTAAATAAAATAATTGCACTTAATAAAAAAGGCACTAAAGTTGCAAGCCTTGAAGAGTATGTTGTTGAAGTTCAAAAATCAAAAAAAGAACTTTTCAGCAATGTGGTTGGGCAAGATAGTTTAACTCGTTTTGACAAACCAAAACCAAAAAAACGTAAAAAACGCCGAAACAACCGTAATAAAAACAGAAAACGAAACAAACAAAGAAACCAAAAAAAGAATGCGTAG
- a CDS encoding rhodanese-related sulfurtransferase produces MQLYNKLSAKERADLLEQAGEDRLTLSFYQYAKIGNPELFRNHLYVAWEELDVLGRIYVAHEGINAQLSVPAKKFNAFKEFIDGIYFLNGVRLNIAIEHDLKSFLKLKVKVRPKIVADGLNDETFDVTNKGIHVDAENFNKLIDDPNTVLVDMRNHYESEIGHFQGAVTPDVDTFRDSLDIIEEDLKDHKEDKNLVMYCTGGIRCEKASAYYKHKGFKNVFQLEGGIIEYARQVENKGLENKFIGKNFVFDHRRGERITEDVIANCHQCGKPCDTHVNCANEACHLLFIQCEDCAKAMQNCCSDECKEIIQLPYEEQKRLRKGIPNSNKIFKKGRSEKLKFKK; encoded by the coding sequence ATGCAACTGTACAACAAACTAAGTGCAAAAGAGCGGGCCGATTTATTGGAACAAGCTGGTGAAGACCGCTTGACCCTCTCTTTTTATCAATATGCCAAAATTGGCAATCCAGAACTTTTCAGAAATCATTTATACGTAGCTTGGGAAGAGCTAGATGTTCTAGGCCGTATTTATGTGGCTCACGAAGGGATTAACGCCCAACTTTCTGTTCCAGCAAAAAAATTTAATGCTTTCAAAGAGTTTATCGACGGTATCTATTTTTTAAATGGTGTTCGATTGAATATTGCTATTGAACACGATTTAAAATCATTTTTAAAACTGAAAGTAAAAGTACGACCTAAAATTGTTGCCGATGGCTTAAATGACGAAACTTTTGATGTCACTAACAAAGGTATTCATGTTGATGCAGAAAATTTCAACAAACTTATCGATGACCCCAACACGGTTTTGGTCGATATGCGAAACCACTACGAAAGTGAAATTGGTCATTTTCAAGGAGCCGTAACACCCGATGTGGATACCTTTCGGGATTCACTAGATATTATTGAAGAAGATTTAAAAGACCACAAGGAAGATAAAAACCTTGTGATGTACTGCACCGGTGGGATTCGCTGTGAAAAAGCCAGTGCTTATTACAAACATAAAGGCTTTAAAAATGTGTTTCAGCTTGAAGGTGGAATTATAGAATACGCACGCCAAGTAGAAAACAAAGGACTAGAAAATAAATTTATAGGTAAAAACTTTGTGTTTGATCATCGTCGTGGTGAGCGAATCACTGAAGATGTAATCGCCAATTGTCACCAATGTGGAAAACCGTGCGATACGCATGTAAACTGTGCCAACGAAGCGTGTCACTTGCTTTTTATTCAATGTGAAGACTGTGCCAAAGCCATGCAAAATTGCTGCAGCGATGAATGTAAAGAAATCATTCAACTTCCTTATGAGGAACAAAAAAGACTTCGAAAAGGCATCCCTAACAGTAATAAAATCTTTAAAAAAGGTAGGTCTGAAAAGTTGAAATTTAAGAAGTAG
- the recA gene encoding recombinase RecA: protein MSKEKEAKLKALKLTLDKMDKTYGKGTVMKMGDAAVQEVDVIPTGSLGLDVALGVGGYPRGRVIEIYGPESSGKTTLTLHAIAEAQKKGGIAAFIDAEHAFDRYYAEKLGVDIENLIISQPDNGEQALEVTDNLIRSGAIDIIVVDSVAALTPKSEIEGEMGDSKMGLHARLMSQALRKLTGSISKTQCTVIFINQLREKIGVMFGNPETTTGGNALKFYCSVRLDIRRSTQIKDSNSDVQGNKTRVKVVKNKVAPPFKTAEFDIMYGKGISKVGEVIDLGVDFEIIKKSGSWYSYDDTKLGQGRDAVKTLLLDNPELMEELEVKIKDAINTLKE from the coding sequence ATGAGCAAAGAAAAAGAAGCAAAATTAAAAGCGTTAAAGCTTACACTTGATAAAATGGATAAAACCTACGGAAAAGGTACGGTTATGAAAATGGGCGATGCTGCCGTACAAGAAGTAGATGTAATACCAACAGGTTCGCTAGGGCTTGATGTAGCTTTGGGTGTAGGAGGCTATCCTCGTGGAAGAGTTATTGAAATATATGGGCCGGAATCTTCGGGTAAAACCACTTTAACTTTGCACGCTATTGCCGAAGCACAAAAAAAAGGAGGTATCGCAGCCTTTATTGATGCAGAGCACGCTTTTGATCGCTATTATGCTGAAAAATTAGGTGTAGATATTGAAAATTTAATTATTTCACAACCAGATAATGGAGAGCAAGCTTTGGAAGTTACCGATAACCTAATTAGAAGTGGCGCTATCGATATTATTGTGGTTGATTCTGTAGCAGCATTAACACCGAAAAGTGAGATTGAAGGCGAAATGGGAGACAGCAAAATGGGACTCCACGCCCGGTTAATGTCACAAGCCTTGCGTAAATTAACAGGATCTATAAGCAAAACACAGTGTACAGTTATTTTCATTAATCAATTGCGTGAGAAAATAGGTGTGATGTTTGGTAATCCCGAAACGACAACAGGTGGTAATGCCTTAAAGTTCTACTGTTCTGTAAGGTTAGACATTCGCCGTTCTACACAAATAAAAGATTCAAACAGTGATGTACAAGGGAATAAAACCCGTGTTAAAGTGGTGAAAAACAAAGTAGCACCACCTTTTAAAACAGCCGAGTTTGACATTATGTACGGTAAAGGAATTTCAAAAGTAGGAGAGGTTATAGATTTAGGAGTAGATTTTGAAATTATCAAAAAAAGCGGTTCTTGGTACAGTTATGATGATACCAAGCTAGGTCAAGGACGTGACGCTGTTAAAACATTACTACTAGACAATCCAGAACTTATGGAAGAACTGGAAGTTAAAATTAAAGACGCTATAAATACCTTAAAAGAATAA
- a CDS encoding RNA polymerase sigma factor encodes MTLDELILKCKKQDIKAQGALYKRYSGILFSICLRYSPNKTEAEDNLQDAFLTIFKKIEQYKGKGSFEGWIKRVTVNTVLQKYRKQRVYNIEDEAQIEQEDDVSVDTETVPLDYLLKIIQELPDRYRLVFTMYVMDDYSHKEIADLLGISDGTSKSNLARARAILKNKIDNYNP; translated from the coding sequence TTGACTTTAGACGAGCTCATACTAAAATGTAAGAAGCAGGATATTAAGGCACAAGGAGCATTGTACAAACGATATTCCGGTATCTTATTTTCCATTTGTTTACGGTATTCACCCAATAAAACCGAAGCCGAAGACAATTTGCAAGATGCGTTTCTTACTATTTTTAAAAAAATTGAGCAATATAAAGGCAAAGGTTCTTTTGAAGGTTGGATTAAACGAGTAACTGTCAACACCGTGCTTCAAAAATATCGTAAACAACGTGTTTACAATATTGAAGATGAAGCACAAATTGAGCAGGAAGATGACGTTAGTGTAGATACTGAAACAGTTCCGCTGGATTATTTATTAAAAATTATTCAAGAACTACCAGACAGGTATCGGTTGGTATTTACAATGTATGTGATGGATGATTATTCACATAAAGAAATTGCCGATTTGTTAGGAATCAGTGATGGAACGTCTAAATCTAATCTAGCAAGAGCACGAGCTATTTTAAAAAACAAAATAGACAACTATAACCCATAA
- a CDS encoding SPOR domain-containing protein, giving the protein MFVSMQLATYIKDLLYRYECVIIPGFGAFLTQYQSARIDDETNTFYPPSKSLSFNRQLQTNDGLLANYVASVEKCSYEVAIQKIRNYTSKAALQLSEGETVVFKHLGEFSLNTEKSLQFTPFETENFNTASFGLSTYTSTKVNREVYKETVENLEEKAPIHITPERRAFKPYLKYAAVGLIALTLGGFGGMKLYESKVQKHNFAAKQEADNRIENQIQEATFVIENPLPAIKVTVPKQKGNYHIIAGAFRMEENAVNKIEQLNKKGYNAKLIGVNKYGLHQVVYASYENRREALQQLRNIKRTENEAAWLLVKDLSK; this is encoded by the coding sequence ATGTTTGTTAGTATGCAACTAGCCACTTACATAAAAGACTTACTATATAGGTATGAGTGTGTTATTATTCCTGGTTTTGGAGCTTTTTTAACGCAATATCAATCTGCTAGAATTGATGATGAAACCAATACCTTTTATCCGCCTTCAAAATCACTTTCTTTTAATAGACAATTACAAACCAATGATGGTTTGTTGGCAAACTATGTTGCCTCTGTAGAAAAGTGTAGTTATGAGGTTGCGATACAAAAAATAAGAAATTACACTTCAAAAGCAGCGCTTCAACTTTCAGAAGGTGAAACGGTAGTCTTTAAGCATCTAGGAGAGTTTTCTCTGAATACTGAAAAATCACTTCAGTTTACACCTTTTGAGACAGAAAACTTTAATACCGCATCCTTTGGTTTAAGTACATACACTTCAACAAAGGTTAACCGTGAAGTTTATAAAGAGACGGTTGAGAACCTTGAAGAAAAAGCGCCCATACACATTACCCCTGAGCGACGTGCTTTTAAACCTTACTTAAAATATGCAGCAGTTGGTCTTATAGCACTGACGTTAGGCGGTTTTGGAGGTATGAAACTTTATGAAAGTAAAGTGCAAAAACACAATTTTGCAGCTAAGCAAGAGGCTGACAATAGAATAGAAAACCAGATACAAGAAGCTACTTTTGTTATTGAAAATCCATTACCGGCTATCAAAGTTACGGTGCCTAAACAAAAAGGCAACTATCACATTATTGCAGGAGCTTTCAGGATGGAAGAAAATGCGGTAAACAAAATAGAACAGCTTAACAAAAAGGGATACAATGCAAAATTGATAGGAGTCAATAAATACGGCCTTCATCAAGTAGTTTATGCTAGTTATGAAAACCGAAGAGAAGCACTTCAACAACTTCGGAATATAAAGCG